DNA sequence from the Glycine soja cultivar W05 chromosome 18, ASM419377v2, whole genome shotgun sequence genome:
AACTACTTTAGTGGTTCACCATACGTGGGGCTAAAGGCTAATTGCTTCGAAACTGAAAGTAGTTTTAAGTTCCTTAGAAAAAAAACCTTTAAAGCGTGTTTTCTTGctcccttttctttcttttagcaTTTTTAACATGCTATTTTGGGCACAGCATTTTGGTACCTTTAAATGGAGGTTTATTATTATCTAGTTACATTCTTTTGTTTGTCTGATGAAAGTGCATGCCATTTAATTGAGCTGGAGACAAATATATGCAACGTTATTTTTGGCACCTGATATTTTTGGTTGTTTGACTTACTTATTGAAATTGATCAaaattccaaattttatttattttttagtgcaTTACTATTGCTAAGCACCACTGCTGGCCTCAATGCTAATAACACTATACCCACATAGAAATAGTTTGTTATTGTTATCCTCacataaaccttttttttttgtcttaacctcacatatttcaataattttattttatcgtgGAATTTTGTGATTGTCCCATAAATAATGttggaataattatttttcatcggAGGTATGCACTTTTTGCAGAAGGGTCCGAGAATCTTTGACTGAAGTAGATCTTTCTGTAGAGGTATGTTATCTTCTCATACACTTATCACCGAGAGTAATGTCCAATGCTCCCTTCCCTTGATTGACTTTTGTCTATTTCAATTGAGTACTTTTTTTAATTGGCAATAACATATGCTTGTAGATTTTTGGGGTTTATATCTACAATTTACAGTAGTTGAATGTAACATGTTAGCAACCTTTTGAACAATGCAACCCTGTAATCCTATCCTATCAACTCCTACTATAACACTGATATTCAAACAAATTCGAACAAATGtcatttccattttcttttttgctttctgttGTTTTTTAAGGTGGGGGTAtcagtatgaaaattaaatggataaatttcatttttaatgattaatacaACAATGTTATAGGTTGGAAGAATTCATTTGTTTTGTCAAAATAGCTTAAATCAATCATTGAAATTATAGACACTAGACATGTAATTGGTCATTATAAAAGTCATTTGTTTGTTAATCTATGCTTATACAAATGGAAGAACATTCAATAAGTGATTGTTCAAATGATGGGACATTTGAGGATGTTCATATGGAGGATGATGGGGTTGCTTTGAGGATGATGAGTTTGGTTAGCAAGGTaaagaacatgtgtttttggaACGAGGATGGGCTAGATGATAATGAATGTTTTGAGAATAATGTTTCAGATGATAATGAGTTAAAGGATGAAGAAGATTATGACAATGAGGTTTTAAATGATGAAGGTTATCACGAAACTATTTTAGAAGATGGTGTAGAATATGTAGTAGAAATAAATGATGCAAATCCTTTGATGATTATGTTTTGGATATTGTTAGGTTAAACTTTGTTAATGTTGAGACAGGTTACCAATTTTATAAGTGGTATGCATGGGCCAACGATTTTTCTATTCGGAAAAGTCATGTCCTCATAAACAAGAAGGGGGAGACACTGCAACAAACATTTGTTTGTTCAAAGGAAGGTTATAGACAAGATAGAGGATTGAGTCCACGAAATAGGAAGCATGAATATAAGAATTTCACTCGATGTGGATGTAAGGTATATATCTGTGTTCATgtgaatgaattgattgatcATTGGTATGTGTTTGTCTTTAGTGGTGGTCATAAGCATAAGTTGTTGAATGAGCAAGATTGTGGTCTGCTTTCAGGTCACAGGAAAATTACTGCATCAGATGCAATGCAGATTGAAAATTATAGTAAAGTTGTCATTAGACCACCCCACATATATACGTCATTGGCCCAAACTTCAGGGGGTTATAATAAGGTGGGATATGTTagaaaagatatatataactattttgcAAGACAAGGGCGCAAGCAATCATCTGATGTTAATAGGGCTTTGAACTACTTTCACCATTTGTGTCCAAAAGATCCTATGATGGTTGTTGCTTATATTGTAGATGATGAAAATAGATTGCAACATCTATTTTGGTGTGATGCAAAGAGTTGAATGAATTATGTTGTTTTTGGAGATGTTTTAGCATTTGATGCaacttatatgaaaaaataaatacaattgtcATGTAGTTGTGTTTTCTAGTGTTAATCGTCACAATAACACAATAGTGTTTGCTACTGCTTTGGTTACTAATGAGACTGAGGAAACATATGTGTGGCTTTTAGAACAATTTCTGAAAGAGATGAAAGGGAAACATCCTAGTTCTGTTATTACGGATGGTGACCTTGCAATGCGTGCTATTAGAATTGTGTTCCCTAGGACACATCATCGGTTTGCTTGACATTTACTGCGTGATGCGTTAagcaatgtaaaaaataaaatcctttttgcAATCATTGAACACATGTATGTTAGGAGACTTTGAGATTGCTGAGTTTGAGGAAAAATGGAATGACATGATCACAAAGTTTGGTTTGGAAGACAATAATTGGGTAATAACATtgtatgaaagaaaacaaacgTGGGCCACAACTTACATAAAGGGGATATTTTTTGCATGTATATGAACAGTCTCCCGATGAGAAGCCTTCCACAACCATGTTGCGAAATATGTTGATTCATGGACAAATCTTATTGACTTTGTGAAACAATTTCATAGGTGCTTAATGTATTTTCGACAAAGGGAGCATTGTTAGACTTGTATGGCCTCCAGCTTTCTTCATCTGGCCGAATAGAATGACTTCcattttttgaaatgttttcaGGGGTGTTTCCTTGTTTGAATCTATTGCCCCCGTTGTTATATAGGGGAGTAATACTTTTACAAGGGATGTATTTGATTCCTCTAGTTGGTAAATTATGTTACTAAGTGTCTACATACAACATGCGGCCATTAATGTTGATATATGGACATTCCTgcatcctctagcatgaggttctctaTAGCCATTcacctaaccatctgctcccacgaacataaagtttgagatcatcataggatccaaacacaaatagcacacagggagtgagttatcacattcctaactaatagagagaaacgagacaactagatatacatatcatataaataagatacaacttacttaaacatatctcacgtaattccaccactttgttgcgtaacatcacatcacaacacaacacgtctaattcattttcacatcattcacatactcaaagatcaaaacacaacatcactaaatcaatcaatatcaataaataCATAAGCATTTTGCAACAGttacactaagactcaagcctatatgcaatgtggtatcatgtcagtcaaaaccaccctggggagcttaggagtacataacaagccACACCatacaatgggtatgtcaggtcactctcactaagtacaatcataaggtgaccagtcagggtcactccattttgcaagaatgctccaaccatatgggatcaacattggCTTAAGGgaacactcaaaccgagtgtctttacccccaaggcccaGACTCTGAAGAATCCGttagggcctcaccttcctcatttaggtccaacccctaaaaaaaatctttttacacacaaacacaactcatgaattatacaatacttatgacctcacactcatgtttcaaacacgtctaacgcattgcgctacaatttaacactagtTCCTAACAAGAAAACCTACACTTTTACTTTAACAATGTGCATAAACACTTTTATAAAGGTAAACACTAgttgggttattgtataattcacagctcacaacacaagtattgtcacatcaagtgttaaacacacacttattcacaaccaaatctcaggtccacaatttcattcataatatcacaatccatcatcacatgtttacatgtatctcacaaattaacacatgtttaacttttcacttatactcaatctcaataacaatattataatttcaaagtAACACGTTATCTCACAATtcatacatatttaatttatagcttatacacaatttcaatcataatttcatgatcccaatataactatttatcacattaatcctatcaaaaacataaacaaattatacaaaaatgtttctcaatCCACGAGGattaaaacccctcaaacaatttcacataatcatataggAAGAATTTCAATACAATAAACTGTTGGGATTCAATCAATCAGTCTAATTTCATTCTAATAGACAATCATTGATCCTAACCACATGCATTCTATTCATGTAGAGAAATTATTGTATAGAGATGAGTAGAATCCCTTTGTGTTcccatactcaaaatcatgatgaaaactAGATGCGGAAGCGTACCTGGATTAGCCataatggaatgatgatgatgaaaggttGATCAGAAAATTTGTTTCATGATCTTCCAATTGTAGAGAGCCCTTATCTTTTCTTCTCTGGATTTTTCTATTCTGGCGGGGATAAAGAGAAACTGTACGCGTTGGGTTGCGTTATGTTGCTTTCTTCAAATGGAGACCATAACCCCTTATATTGGTAACTGCCATCAGTTACCCCaactttgataattataatttggcccctcatcaaattataatatcactaGTATCTACACAATTATCATTTCATGACATATATGCCATCaaccatatttttatattaattagacCAATTTAATATTTCGGCTAATTATATAATGGCCCTAACTCAttcaattatgatatatatatatatatatatatatatatatatatatatatatgacccaAAATtactaacaatctcccactgGTCACAAATATGTATATCCTTAATCCTTATGAATGTGTTAGACTTTATGAGCTCAAAATTTCTCATTACATGCCTTGAGCATATTCCAAAAATCTTGTCCATTGATTACATCCACATGTAGAACCAAAGCAGTTTTCATTGTATCAATCACAACTAAACCCATCAATGATCACTAATGTTGACAGAATCAAATGACATAGACTCATCATGAAATGTGTAGCATGAAAATTACGTGAAGGTGGTCTGTACACGTCTATTTTCAACTGGTCCTTCTTTACCTCAATGAGATCATTTAATAACCTTAATGTACAAAGTGTAATAATTGGATAATAAACCATATATATTTAACCAAATATATCCAAAAGTCGATGTATGCATACATAAAATCTAAcagaacataaaatatataaaagtgacTAACTCCCACTAAACCAAAGATTCCTCAAAATTGTAAAACACCCATGTGAGCAACAGTCTCATGAAAGACCTTGGGTGGAAGTCCTTTAGTAAGAGGATCTGCTATCATGGAGTTTGTCCCTAAGTGTTCTATGGAAATTTGTTCACTTTGTACCCTTTCCTTAACAACTAGGAACTTGATGTCAATATGCTTCGACTTGGTTGAGCCCCTATTTTTGTTAGAATACAATACAACTTATTTTTTGTAACAATATAACTTAAGTGGTCTTTCAATTCCTTCCACAATTTGCAGCCCTATGACAAAATTTTTCAACCATATTCCATGATTTGATGCCTCATAGCATGCCACAAATTATTCCGCCATGGTGGATGAAGTAGTAAGGGTTTGCTTGGCACTGCACTAAGAAATGGCACCACCGGCTAACATGAAAATGTAACCTGAAGTGGATCTCAAACTATCTAGGCATCCTGCAAAAATCCGAGTCAGAATACCTAGTGATCTCCAATTGATTTGACCTCTTGTATGTGAGCATATAGTACTTTGTTCTCTTCAAATACCTCATAACCCTTTTGGCTGCTTTCCAATGATCCATTCCTGGATTGCTCAAATATCTTCCTAATACCCCAACTATGTATGCTATATCCGGATGCGTACATACTTGGGCGTACATCAAACTCCCTACAGCTGATGCATAGAGACTCTTCTGCATTTCCTGAATTTCTAAATTTCCTTTTGGGTACTGTTTGAGACTAAACTTGTCTCCCTTAACAACTGGAGTATCCCCGGATTTACATTTCTACATGCCAAACCATTTAAGTACCTTTTCGATATAGCTCCTTTGTGATAATCCTAGAATACCCCGAGATCGATCTCGGTGTATCTGAATTCCTAATACAAAGGAGGCGTCACCGagatctttcatttcaaagtttcttGATAGAAATCTCTTGGTTTCGTGCAACATGCCTATATCATTAGTGGCAAGCagtatgtcatcaacatataagacTAGGAAAATGTATTTGCTCCCACTGAATTTGTGATACAcacaatcatcaacaagattcATCTCGAAACCAAATGAGAGAATTACTTGATGAAATTTGTGTTACCATTGACGAGATGTCTGTTTTAGCCCATAAATGGATTTTGTCAGTTTGCAAACCATATTCTTTGGGTTTCCTGACACGGAGTTTTCTAGTTGCACCATATAAATTGTCTCATCAATGTTGCCAATGAGAAATGTCGTCTTTACACCCATTTGATGAAGCTCCAAATCATAATGTGCAACAAGAGCCATGATTGTCCTAAAAGAGTCTTAAGATGAAACTGGAGAGAAAGTCTCTTTAAAGTCAATCCCTTCCTTTCGGGTATAGTCCTTCGCCACAAGACGAGCCTTATACCTCTTCACATTACCTTTGGAATCCTGCTTGGTCTTAAATATCCATTTGCAACCAATGGGTTTCACACCTTCTAGTAATGGGAAAAGTTCCCAAACCTTGTTGTCTTGCATGGACTTATACTCCTCATTCATTGCTTCAATCCACTTTTCTGAGTTGGAACCTTGCATGCCTTGATGAAAGTTGATTAGGTCATCTTCCATCATACCATTATTTTCCTCATGTTCCTGGAGAAATACCACATAATCATTTGAAATAGCACTTCTCCTTTCTCTTGTAGATCTTCGCAAAGGTATTGGCTCATGAAGCATAGGTTCTTGAGGATCTTGAGTTTATTCTTCATGGCCGACCAAATTATCTTGAGTGGGGGATTCAATAACAATATCTTGTAGAGGTTCCGAATTTGCTTTATGAAAAGCAACTGTATGAATCGGTTCTGGAATTGTTACTGATTCTTCCTCTAAGACAAAGTCTCTAACCTTATTCTTCCCCCCAAACTCAATATCCTCAAAGAATGTAGCGATTCCCGTctcaaaaattgtctttaatttgggatcataaaatttataggCCCTAGATCTTTCAGAATAACCAATAAAGTAGCTGCTTACTGTTTGGGAGTCCAATTTCCTTTCATTTGGCTTATAAGGCCTTGCCTCAGTTGGACATCCCCATACATGAAAATGTTTCAGACTAGGCTTTCGCCCAAACCAAAGCTCATAAGGTGTTTTGGAAACTGCCTTGGTTGGCACTCTATTTAGAATGTAAGCTGCAGTCTTTAATGCCTCTCCCTAGAGTGACTCAGGTAAGTTAGAATGACAAATCATGCttcttaccatatccttaagagtttTGTTTCGTCTTTCAGCCacaccattcatgctaggtGACCTCGGCATGGTGTACTGTGGGACGATGCCATATTCCTCTAGGTACCTGGCAAAAGGCCCTAGACGTTGTTCACCTGAACCGTCATATCTGCCATAGTATTCACCACCACGGTCAGATCTGACACACTTTATTCttttgttgagttgattttcaacttcaactttaaaTGTTTTGAACACATCCAATGATTGTGACTTTTCATGTATAAGAAACAAGTATGCATATCTAGAGTAATCGTCtatgaattatataaaatattgttgaccATTCCATGAAGGTGTAGGAAATGGCCCACAAATGTCTGTATGTATCAATTCCAAGATGTCTGTAACTCTATATGCACCTAATTTCTTGCTTTTGGTATGTTTATCTTTAATGCATTCAACACAAACGTCAAAGCTTGTGAAATCAATGGAATCCAAGATTCTGCTTGACACAAGTCGTTCAATTCTGTtcttagaaatgtgacctaagcgCTTATGCCATAATGCTCCTGAGTTTGTATTATCAATTCTACGCTTAGTACCATGCAATAGAATTCACCATAGGAAGCTACAGTATCAAGTAAATATAGATTATCATTAACCAAGAGTGAACCAGTTCCAACAATATCTGAATTAAAAGACAACCtaaacacattgtttccaaatGACCACAAATAACCCAATTTGTCCAAATAAGAAACTGAAACCAAATTCCGTCTAAATGACAGTACAACAAAAGTGTCTTTCAGATCCAAATAAAAACTAGTACATAGTAATAATCTAAAGTGCCCTATAGCTTCCACTTCCACCGATTTACCATCTCCAACATAGATCCATCTTTCAGAATCAATTGGCTTCCGGTAGCTTAGACAACCCTACATTGAAACACTGATGTTAGTAGTGGCACCAGAATCTAACCACCAAGTGTTTCCAGGTACTGAAGCTAAACTGACCTCAGAATAGACCAAAGTAAGAAACATACCCTTCTTTGCATGCTAAGCGTGATATTTGGTACATTTCTTCTTTACATGTCCAAGCTTACTACAAACGAAACAATTGTCACCCTGATTTTGTCTCTTTTGTCCTAGACCCTTAGCAGCTTCATTCTTGGGCTCCtcagttctttttcttttgccctTGTCTTTAGAGGTACTCACAACATGAGCACTTTCAGTCCTTTCTTGCTTCAACCTTTCCTCTTCTTGCACATACAGTATGAAATGAGCTCATTAAGAGAtaatttcttcttttgacaGTTATAAGAGATCTTAAACTAACTAAACTGTGAAGGTAGAGAAATTAGCACtaattgaataagcaagtcttTTGATAGCTCAAGCTTTAGTGCCCTTAATTTTGAAGCAATATTTGACATTCCCATAATGTATTTCCTGACATTTCTTTTGCCTTGATAGTTCATGGAAATCAAGTTCTGAAGGAGAGTACTTGTTTCCACCTTATCACTTTTTGCAAAGCGCTTTTCAATTTCAGTAAGAAATTCTTTGGCACTAGTTATATCATCTGAATCAATGCTCCTAAAGACCTCAGGAATGCGATGCTTAATGATCATAAGACTCATGCGATTTAAGTGATCCCACTTCTCATGAAGTTTCCTCTGTTAAGAGATGGTGGAATTTGTAGGAGAAGGGGGTTTCTCAATCCTTAATGCAAGGTCTAGATCCATGCAGCCAAGAACAATTTGAATGTTCTCTTTCCAGTCCTTAAAATTTGCACCATTAAGAACTGGAACCGAATTCAAATTAGCAGATATAGAAGCAACAACTGtaaagatcaaaataaataatacaataagCTCACATAAAATGCATTTAAATAATGGTATAT
Encoded proteins:
- the LOC114397262 gene encoding putative protein FAR1-RELATED SEQUENCE 10, translating into MEEHSISDCSNDGTFEDVHMEDDGVALRMMSLVSKVKNMCFWNEDGLDDNECFENNVSDDNELKDEEDYDNEVLNDEGYQFYKWYAWANDFSIRKSHVLINKKGETLQQTFVCSKEGYRQDRGLSPRNRKHEYKNFTRCGCKVYICVHVNELIDHWYVFVFSGGHKHKLLNEQDCGLLSGHRKITASDAMQIENYSKVVIRPPHIYTSLAQTSGGYNKVGYVRKDIYNYFARQGRKQSSDVNRALNYFHHLCPKDPMMVVAYIVDDENRLQHLFWCDAKS